One genomic segment of Fervidobacterium pennivorans includes these proteins:
- a CDS encoding RelA/SpoT family protein has product MTQKTEAFEEPGKYDSERFISEIETLLGRQITDKEKDVLYRAFDMAEVAYQGLYRKSGEPFITHPIEVAKIIAALKLDVDSIVAALLHDAIEDSEGRVTYEMIEKNFGKEIAQIVDGVTKVSRINAPVGNVEQKKKLETIQKMLFAMAEDIRVIFVKLADRLHNMRTIDFVEDEEKKRYKAMETLEVYAPIAHKLGINVIKSELEDLSFKVLHYDEYQKIKQLVAQKKVEREERLKSYIQQLQTAFQEHNIDALVEGRYKHYYSIWKKMIQKGKDFNELYDLMGLRAIVSDVTTCYTAVGVVHNLWVPLPGRFKDYIAAPKSNGYRSIHTTVITQFGEPLEIQIRDKHMHEEAEYGLIAHWAYKSGEGIVDIKQKWILRLAEWRKELSQGYASLEDLKKELQMSEVFVLTPKGEIIHLPYGATPIDFAYAIHTEIGHHFAGAKVNGKIVPIDYQLNNGDVVEIIVNKSSPGPSLDWLRYAKSPRTKAKIKRFFKEKEREQLIERGKDVLRRVAKKLNVSIEELLQKPEIKKYLTTHQIDEEEFIIRLGDKTITQEELMLIVGFKEQPKKKITTAKKKSPASLVVVDGLESLETLFAKCCNPIPGDKIVGVASKRGIVIHRSNCQNVVGHGPDRKFPALWRSDVTAQFGVLVRMELDKKERVPELLSKTMERKIEVKNFKFETIEDDFVIISLSVIVKSLDELEQIMDYFKSSPGVRKVVRG; this is encoded by the coding sequence GTGACCCAAAAAACCGAAGCTTTTGAAGAACCTGGAAAATACGATTCCGAAAGGTTCATATCAGAAATAGAAACGCTCCTTGGAAGACAGATTACTGACAAGGAGAAAGATGTATTGTACCGTGCTTTCGATATGGCAGAAGTCGCTTACCAAGGTCTTTACAGAAAGTCAGGTGAACCTTTCATAACACATCCAATAGAGGTGGCAAAAATCATAGCCGCATTGAAACTCGACGTTGATAGCATAGTGGCTGCACTATTGCACGATGCCATCGAAGATAGTGAAGGTCGAGTAACTTATGAGATGATAGAAAAGAATTTCGGAAAAGAAATTGCTCAGATAGTTGACGGAGTCACAAAGGTTAGTAGAATAAACGCTCCGGTTGGAAATGTCGAGCAAAAGAAAAAACTTGAAACTATCCAGAAAATGCTTTTTGCAATGGCAGAAGATATAAGGGTGATATTTGTCAAGCTCGCAGACAGACTCCACAATATGCGCACAATAGATTTCGTCGAAGACGAGGAGAAAAAGAGATACAAAGCGATGGAGACACTCGAGGTATATGCACCTATCGCCCACAAACTTGGTATAAACGTTATTAAGTCTGAGCTAGAAGACCTAAGTTTCAAGGTTCTCCACTACGATGAATATCAAAAGATAAAACAATTGGTAGCACAAAAGAAAGTTGAAAGAGAGGAGAGGCTAAAGAGTTACATCCAGCAACTACAGACTGCTTTTCAAGAACATAACATCGATGCACTAGTCGAAGGAAGGTATAAACACTACTACAGCATCTGGAAAAAGATGATTCAGAAAGGCAAAGACTTTAACGAGCTTTACGATTTAATGGGATTGCGCGCTATTGTTTCAGATGTTACAACATGCTATACCGCTGTTGGTGTTGTTCACAACCTTTGGGTTCCACTACCCGGAAGGTTTAAAGATTATATTGCCGCTCCAAAATCGAATGGCTATAGGTCTATCCATACAACCGTCATTACCCAATTTGGAGAACCATTGGAAATCCAGATTCGCGATAAACACATGCACGAAGAAGCAGAATATGGTCTTATCGCCCATTGGGCATACAAAAGTGGTGAAGGGATTGTAGATATAAAACAAAAATGGATTTTAAGGCTTGCCGAATGGCGTAAAGAACTTTCACAGGGCTATGCCAGTCTGGAAGATTTAAAAAAGGAACTGCAAATGTCAGAAGTCTTTGTTCTAACACCAAAAGGCGAAATCATTCACCTCCCGTACGGTGCAACCCCTATAGATTTTGCTTACGCAATCCACACAGAAATAGGTCACCATTTCGCAGGAGCGAAGGTGAACGGGAAGATAGTACCTATCGATTATCAATTAAACAACGGAGATGTTGTGGAAATCATAGTCAACAAATCATCACCAGGTCCGAGCCTTGATTGGCTTAGATATGCAAAAAGCCCGAGAACTAAAGCAAAAATTAAGAGGTTCTTTAAAGAAAAAGAAAGAGAACAACTTATTGAAAGAGGAAAAGACGTTCTTCGAAGGGTAGCAAAGAAGTTGAACGTCTCTATCGAAGAACTTTTACAAAAACCAGAGATTAAGAAATACTTGACCACACATCAAATCGACGAGGAAGAATTTATTATCAGGCTCGGAGATAAAACAATCACCCAAGAAGAATTGATGCTGATAGTAGGCTTCAAAGAACAACCCAAAAAGAAGATAACAACGGCAAAGAAAAAATCACCAGCATCACTTGTGGTTGTCGATGGGCTCGAAAGCCTTGAAACACTATTTGCAAAATGCTGTAATCCAATCCCAGGCGATAAAATAGTCGGAGTTGCAAGTAAAAGGGGTATCGTAATACATAGGTCCAATTGTCAAAATGTTGTAGGACATGGACCGGATAGAAAATTTCCAGCTCTTTGGCGTTCAGATGTAACAGCTCAATTTGGTGTGTTAGTAAGAATGGAACTTGATAAAAAAGAAAGAGTTCCAGAGTTGCTTTCGAAGACTATGGAAAGAAAAATCGAAGTAAAAAACTTCAAGTTTGAA